Within the Hevea brasiliensis isolate MT/VB/25A 57/8 chromosome 2, ASM3005281v1, whole genome shotgun sequence genome, the region TAGGTTTATTTTTAACGGGAATAAttgtatttttaataaaaaaataaggatacaataaaaaaataaaaaataaagtaattttcaGTTCTCTCCTCCTCCTCTCTCCCCTCTCTCCCTTGCTTACATAAGAAAAATTGGGATGAGGTAAGAGAGTATAAGTCTTACCCTTACCCTTATCTTTTACTAACTTACTTACCCTTATCTTTTACTAACCCAAATAAGATTATAATAGTTACTTATCCCTTCTTACCCTTATTTACCTTTTCCTCACCCCCACCCAGAGCATTAATGTTatctgatttatttttatttttacagctCCAAGAAATCTGGAAAAGGAAAGAGGCCTGGTAAAGGTGGAAACCGCTTCTGGAAAAGCATCGGATTGGGTTTCAAGACACCCAGAGAGGCCATTGAAGGTTTGTTGCTTTTTACTTCCATTTTGCTCCTTTTACATATGGTTTTTATCCACTGTCTCTTGTGAATTTGAACTGTTATTTCTATACACATTTCATTTTTGTGGACTTTTTGTATTTTTATTGGGTTAGTTTGGGTTTCATTTTGGGCTGAACTCTTTGAGAAGAGAAATTTGTTGATATGGGTAGAAGATCTTGATGCTTTTGTTGGAATAGTTATGTGACCCTGATATGGTCACAGCATTATGTATACCGTACAACTATTTGGAGATCCTTAGGATCAGGGATGTTGCTTCTAGGTCCATTACTTGTGATTGTCGTGGAAAAGTTGTCTTGGAGACGTTTCCTGTAAATGCTTTTTGTTGAACTTGATGGATCAATATGCATTCTCTAACCAGGGTTTGGGTATATGAATACCATTGAAATAAAGCAACCATtagcttatgtattgattactaaAGTTTTTGCTTTGTGTGTTACTTACCGTTGAACTATTCATAACTGTATTATTCTTCTGACTTCTTTGGCTTGTGTTCTTGagtttcttatgaattatgtactGCATGATGTTCTCCACAGAATTTGGTTGATCATGTGAATTTTTGTATACCTTAATGACTACCCAGTTTCCATACTTCATCATTGCTTTCTAAGCAAAGAAAATATGGTAGTTACAATGTAGTGGCTGGCTACAGTGATGGCTGTATTGGTAAGTTCCGTAAAAACTGCATTTTGATTATTGAGGTTTTATTGTTGTTGACAGGAACATATATTGACAAGAAATGCCCTTTTACTGGCAATGTCTCTATTAGAGGCCGTATTCTTGCTGGCACTTGCCACAGTGCAAAAATGACAAGAACCATTATTGTACGGAGGAATTATCTTCACTTCATCAAGAAATACCAGAGGCAAgaaattcatttattcattcctcGTGATTAATTTATTCCTCAACTGAGAGCTTATTTACTTGCTGGCAACTCATTCAGGTATGAGAAACGGCACTCAAATATCCCAGCACACATATCCCCTTGCTTTCGTGTCAAAGAAGGAGATCATGTTATCATTGGCCAATGCAGGTGTGTAGTATATGGTGCgttaaattcattttaattttagtcCATGCCTTGAGGCAGTGTTGTATGTGAATatctattttcaattttgaagGCCATTGTCAAAGACGGTGAGGTTCAATGTGCTGAAGGTCATTCCAGCAGGGTCTTCTGGTGGTGCAAAGAAGGCTTTCACAGCGATTTGAGAGGCTTGATTTTATGTTATCATGCAGCTTTCTTAAAAGCTCATATGAGATGACAGTGGCTGTTTCATGATCATTTAGATGAAGTCCATGAAAGAAGTTAGTCCTTTTGACAACCTGGATTATGTTCTAGTCTTTTAATACTTTTGGAAGTGAGACTGCAGAATGCAAAATGTATGTTGACACAATTTTGAGTACATTTTTAACTTTATTTGTGTGGCTGATGAGTCATGTTTGTTTATCTCGAGTGTTTATATTTGTCTAGTCAATTACCCCAATGCTAAGACTTGAGTTTttatgattgaaaaaaaaaacaaaactggTAGTATACTCTTGCTATAGGTGCTTGCAATTTAGTCGGCACAGATAGGGAGCATTCggttcgaatcgaatcgaattaaattataaaaattaaattatgtatTTTAAAAATAGAATCAAATCGAAATAAGTGAAAAATTAATTCAAACTGTTGTATTTCGGTTCAGTTTACTTTAAATTGattgattttgatttttaattaatttttaatttagacttgatttttaaattatttgatttaattttgactttaatttaaatttaataattattaattaataaaattaaataattaatatatatatatatgtatataattaaatgtaattcataaattttttataaaaattgattgggtttgatttgaatatataaattattattcgatttgatttggtttaattaatttttttctctttaaaatcgaatcaaatcgagaTAATCGAATTTTATATAATGTAAAATTGAATCGagctgattaaattttaaaattaaatcgatAAAACTGAAttgattcgatttaatttttcaatttgaatcTAAATCTGGTCACCCCAAAGCACAGGCTTGTT harbors:
- the LOC110649049 gene encoding 40S ribosomal protein S11 translates to MAEQTEKAFLKQPKVFLSSKKSGKGKRPGKGGNRFWKSIGLGFKTPREAIEGTYIDKKCPFTGNVSIRGRILAGTCHSAKMTRTIIVRRNYLHFIKKYQRYEKRHSNIPAHISPCFRVKEGDHVIIGQCRPLSKTVRFNVLKVIPAGSSGGAKKAFTAI